A genomic window from Lotus japonicus ecotype B-129 chromosome 1, LjGifu_v1.2 includes:
- the LOC130734402 gene encoding serine hydroxymethyltransferase 7-like: MDSQPGLSLGLNAPTPSPPPTAHSALSAPWRLHDEKPEPELEEEEEEEGEGETINFMGRPMCLKRHIEEEEPQQQQSCFPAKRVAVDSAAEARRGWGNQPLCVADPEIHEIMEKEKWRQFRGIELIASENFVCRAVMEALGSHLTNKYSEGMPGAKYYTGNQYIDQIEFLCCKRALMAFDLDSNNWGVNVQPYSCTSANFAVFTGLLHPGDRIMGLDSPSGGHLSHGYYTLGGKKVAAASIFFQTLAYKVNPQTGYIDYDKLEEKAVDFRPKILICGGSSYPREWDYGRFRQIADKCGAVLMCDMAHISGLVAAKEGVSPFNYCDIVTSTTHKSLRGPRGGIIFYRKGPRPRKQGSVHNHGDDINYDFEEKINFALYPSLQGGPHNNHIAALAISFKQVATPEYKAYMQQVKKNAQALASALMRRKCRLVTDGTDNHLLLWDLTVLGLIDRNYEKVCEACHITINKCAIYGSISSGGVRIGTPAMTTRGCLENDFETIADFLLRAAEITSIIQREHGKSCKEFLKGLQNNKDIAELRNRVETFSSQFAMPGFDI; this comes from the exons ATGGATTCTCAACCGGGTCTATCACTCGGGCTGAACGCTCCGACGCCATCGCCGCCGCCGACTGCTCATTCCGCCCTCTCTGCTCCGTGGCGTTTACACGACGagaaacccgaacccgaactcgaagaagaagaagaagaagaaggagaaggtgaaACGATCAACTTCATGGGTAGACCTATGTGCTTGAAGAGGCacatagaagaagaagaaccacaacaacaacaatcgtgTTTCCCGGCGAAGCGCGTCGCGGTGGATTCCGCGGCGGAGGCGCGGCGAGGTTGGGGGAACCAGCCGCTGTGCGTTGCAGACCCTGAGATTCACGAGATCATGGAGAAGGAGAAATGGAGACAGTTCAGAGGGATAGAGCTGATTGCGTCTGAGAATTTCGTGTGCAGGGCGGTGATGGAAGCTTTGGGTAGCCATTTGACGAACAAGTACTCTGAGGGAATGCCTGGAGCGAAGTACTATACTGGGAATCAGTACATTGATCAGATTGAGTTTCTTTGCTGTAAGCGTGCGTTGATGGCGTTTGATCTTGATTCCAACAATTGGGGTGTCAATGTTCAACCGTATTCATGTACTTCTGCGAATTTCGCTGTTTTTACTGGGCTTTTGCATCCTGGGGATAGGATTATGGGGCTTGATTCACCTTCTGGTGGGCATTTGAGTCATGGGTATTATACTTTGGGTGGGAAGAAGGTTGCTgctgcttccattttctttcaGACTTTGGCTTACAAGGTTAATCCTCAAACTGGGTATATAGATTATGACAAGCTTGAGGAAAAAGCTGTGGATTTTCGACCTAAGATACTTATTTGTGGTGGAAGTTCTTATCCTAGAGAGTGGGATTATGGGAGGTTCAGGCAGATTGCTGATAAATGCGGGGCGGTGTTGATGTGTGACATGGCTCATATCAGTGGTCTTGTGGCAGCTAAG GAAGGAGTTAGTCCATTTAATTACTGTGATATTGTTACTTCAACAACCCACAAAAGTCTCCGGGGTCCAAGGGGAGGTATCATCTTTTACAGAAAAGGGCCAAGACCAAGGAAGCAAGGGTCGGTTCATAATCACGGAGATGATATCAATTATGATTTTGAGGAGAAGATAAACTTTGCATTATATCCATCATTACAAGGTGGACCCCACAATAATCACATTGCTGCTCTTGCCATATCTTTCAAACAAGTTGCAACTCCAGAGTACAAAGCATATATGCAGCAGGTGAAGAAAAATGCACAGGCATTAGCATCTGCCTTGATGAGAAGAAAATGCAGATTGGTGACTGATGGGACGGACAATCATCTTTTGCTCTGGGATCTAACTGTGCTTGGCTTAATTg ACAGAAACTATGAGAAGGTCTGTGAGGCTTGTCATATCACTATCAATAAATGTGCCATTTATGGTTCTATTTCCTCAGGAGGTGTGAGAATTG GCACTCCTGCAATGACAACAAGAGGCTGCTTAGAGAATGATTTTGAGACCATAGCCGATTTTCTTCTGAGGGCAGCTGAGATTACTAGCATTATACAGAGGGAACATGGGAAATCGTGCAAGGAGTTTCTCAAGGGTCTTCAGAACAATAAAGATATTGCTGAGCTCAGAAATCGTGTTGAGACATTTAGTTCCCAGTTTGCAATGCCTGGATTTGATATTTGA